One region of Clavibacter michiganensis subsp. tessellarius genomic DNA includes:
- a CDS encoding oxidoreductase, which yields MPRPTDIIISPLDGKRAVVTGGNSGLGAETARRLAAAGASVVLTSRDPERGEDAAGAIRDRHPGVHVEVGSLDLAYLASVRDFAARQIEAGPIDILVDNAGVMAPPDRRETRDGFELQLGTNHLGHFALTGLLLPALQAADAPRVVVVSSLAHWMGRIAFGDLQSEERYSPWAAYGQAKLANLLFMRRLQALSDDRAWGLTAVAAHPGVTSTNLAKNGPGSGPQGVMSDLAAKFGPAALGQDVRVGALPQIQAATGLGVHPGDYYGPAGPGGMSGMPHLAASSPWSKDPELARRLWDASEQLTGVVYPA from the coding sequence GTGCCCCGTCCCACCGACATCATCATCAGCCCGCTCGACGGGAAGCGCGCCGTCGTCACCGGCGGCAACAGCGGCCTCGGCGCCGAGACGGCCCGCCGCCTCGCCGCCGCCGGCGCGTCCGTCGTCCTCACGTCGCGCGACCCCGAGCGCGGCGAGGACGCGGCGGGCGCGATCCGCGACCGCCACCCCGGCGTCCACGTCGAGGTCGGATCCCTCGACCTCGCCTACCTCGCCTCGGTGCGCGACTTCGCCGCCCGGCAGATCGAGGCCGGACCGATCGACATCCTCGTCGACAACGCCGGCGTCATGGCCCCGCCGGACCGCCGCGAGACCCGCGACGGCTTCGAGCTGCAGCTCGGCACGAACCACCTCGGCCACTTCGCGCTGACCGGCCTCCTGCTGCCCGCGCTCCAGGCGGCCGACGCTCCCCGCGTCGTCGTCGTGTCGAGCCTCGCGCACTGGATGGGTCGTATCGCGTTCGGCGACCTCCAGTCGGAGGAGCGCTACAGCCCGTGGGCCGCGTACGGCCAGGCGAAGCTCGCCAACCTCCTCTTCATGCGCCGCCTGCAGGCGCTGTCCGACGACCGCGCCTGGGGCCTCACGGCCGTCGCCGCCCACCCCGGCGTGACGTCGACGAACCTCGCCAAGAACGGTCCCGGATCCGGCCCCCAGGGCGTGATGAGCGACCTCGCCGCGAAGTTCGGCCCGGCCGCCCTGGGCCAGGACGTGCGCGTGGGCGCCCTGCCGCAGATCCAGGCCGCGACGGGCCTCGGCGTGCACCCCGGCGACTACTACGGCCCCGCGGGCCCCGGCGGGATGAGCGGCATGCCGCACCTCGCCGCCTCGAGCCCGTGGTCGAAGGACCCGGAGCTCGCCCGCCGCCTCTGGGACGCGTCCGAGCAGCTGACCGGGGTCGTCTACCCCGCCTAG
- a CDS encoding M20/M25/M40 family metallo-hydrolase, producing MSPDAAPGAAATDATPRAAADAAAVDPVELAADLIRIDSTNPDLVAGAAGEAAVAAHAAAWLRARGFAVRILEDVPGRPTVLATAAGTGGGRTILLDGHLDTVPPGDPERGGLLPRVEDGLLLGRGAFDMKAGLAAMMVAADRARRIRTRGDVVLALVADEEFGSRGTEEALRALAADGTVVDGAVISEPSQSEAIVAHRGFGWYEIRLRGRAAHGSMPEQGVDAIAHAGLVLRELDALGARLAAGPRHPLLGTGAVRVSRIHGGTDAATVADACTLTIERRYLPGESPADVEAELRRILDAVVARTPDMAAELVPLVARAAFEADVDGPLARAVLDSGARVTGAPVAHRGEPFWTDAGLVQEAGIPCILLGVTGGGAHAAEEWAEVDSIRALADVLEGAILDFCGRADAAERSA from the coding sequence GTGAGCCCGGACGCCGCGCCCGGCGCCGCAGCCACGGACGCGACACCACGCGCAGCCGCGGACGCCGCCGCCGTCGACCCCGTCGAGCTCGCCGCGGACCTCATCCGCATCGACTCCACCAACCCCGACCTCGTCGCGGGCGCCGCGGGGGAGGCCGCGGTCGCCGCGCACGCCGCCGCCTGGCTCCGCGCCCGCGGCTTCGCCGTCCGGATCCTCGAGGACGTCCCCGGACGCCCCACCGTCCTCGCGACCGCGGCGGGCACGGGCGGCGGCCGGACGATCCTGCTCGACGGGCACCTCGACACCGTCCCGCCCGGCGACCCGGAGCGCGGCGGCCTCCTGCCGCGCGTCGAGGACGGCCTGCTCCTCGGCCGCGGCGCCTTCGACATGAAGGCCGGGCTCGCGGCGATGATGGTCGCCGCCGACCGCGCCCGCAGGATCCGCACGCGCGGCGACGTCGTGCTCGCCCTCGTCGCCGACGAGGAGTTCGGCAGCAGGGGCACCGAGGAGGCCCTCCGCGCGCTGGCTGCGGACGGCACGGTCGTCGACGGCGCCGTCATCTCCGAGCCCAGCCAGTCCGAGGCGATCGTCGCCCACCGCGGCTTCGGCTGGTACGAGATCCGCCTCCGCGGGCGCGCCGCCCACGGCTCCATGCCCGAGCAGGGCGTCGACGCCATCGCGCATGCCGGCCTCGTGCTCCGCGAGCTGGACGCGCTCGGCGCGCGGCTCGCGGCGGGCCCGCGGCATCCGCTGCTCGGGACGGGCGCGGTGCGCGTGTCGCGGATCCACGGCGGCACGGACGCGGCGACCGTCGCGGATGCCTGCACCCTCACGATCGAGCGGCGCTACCTGCCCGGCGAGAGCCCGGCCGACGTGGAGGCGGAGCTGCGGCGGATCCTCGACGCGGTCGTCGCCCGCACGCCGGACATGGCCGCCGAGCTCGTGCCGCTCGTCGCCCGCGCGGCCTTCGAGGCCGACGTCGACGGGCCGCTCGCCCGCGCCGTGCTCGACAGCGGCGCCCGCGTCACCGGAGCCCCCGTCGCCCACCGCGGTGAGCCGTTCTGGACCGACGCCGGCCTCGTGCAGGAGGCCGGCATCCCGTGCATCCTGCTCGGCGTCACCGGCGGGGGCGCGCACGCGGCCGAGGAGTGGGCCGAGGTCGACTCGATCCGCGCGCTCGCGGACGTGCTCGAGGGCGCGATCCTCGACTTCTGCGGCCGGGCCGACGCGGCGGAGCGCTCGGCCTGA
- a CDS encoding metallophosphoesterase family protein, with the protein MTASLVLLSDTHLPKRAKDLPAALWRAVEAADLVIHAGDWVDEPALDALEARSRRLVACWGNNDPAGLRARLPETARVVVEGIRIAVTHETGAATGRERRMDAAFPETDVLVFGHSHIPWDTVTPAGLRLLNPGSPTDRRRQPDFTWMTATADAGRLDVRLVRSATRD; encoded by the coding sequence GTGACCGCATCGCTCGTGCTCCTCAGCGACACCCACCTCCCGAAGCGCGCGAAGGACCTGCCGGCGGCGCTCTGGCGGGCGGTCGAGGCCGCCGACCTCGTGATCCACGCGGGCGACTGGGTCGACGAGCCCGCGCTCGACGCGCTCGAGGCGCGCTCCCGGCGGCTGGTCGCCTGCTGGGGCAACAACGACCCCGCGGGGCTGCGGGCCCGCCTGCCCGAGACGGCGCGGGTGGTCGTCGAGGGGATCCGGATCGCCGTCACCCACGAGACCGGGGCCGCGACGGGACGCGAGCGGCGGATGGACGCGGCCTTCCCGGAGACCGACGTGCTCGTCTTCGGCCACAGCCACATCCCGTGGGACACCGTCACGCCCGCGGGCCTCCGGCTGCTGAACCCCGGCTCCCCCACCGACCGCCGGCGCCAGCCCGACTTCACCTGGATGACCGCCACGGCCGACGCCGGACGGCTCGACGTGCGGCTCGTGCGGTCGGCGACGCGGGACTGA
- a CDS encoding sulfite oxidase-like oxidoreductase: protein MTGITRGFVGRPRKGPADRLPPGQYDTEGGWPVLTAEAVPNLPESRWSIAVDGLVERPTSWDWDAAHALPRSEYAGDIHCVTTWTRLDTRFAGVSVDTLLDAAGPLPEARFVLATSHSGYTTNLPLDDLRGGRAWIAFEADGQPLTADHGGPARLLVPHLYFWKSAKWIARLTLLDRDQQGFWERNGYHDRGDPWREQRYQGDR from the coding sequence ATGACCGGCATCACCCGCGGCTTCGTCGGCCGCCCCCGGAAGGGCCCGGCCGACCGCCTCCCGCCCGGCCAGTACGACACCGAGGGCGGCTGGCCCGTCCTCACCGCCGAGGCCGTCCCGAACCTGCCGGAGTCGCGGTGGTCGATCGCGGTCGACGGCCTCGTCGAGCGGCCGACGTCCTGGGACTGGGACGCGGCGCACGCGCTGCCGCGCTCCGAGTACGCGGGCGACATCCACTGCGTCACCACCTGGACCCGGCTCGACACGCGCTTCGCGGGCGTCAGCGTCGACACGCTGCTCGACGCCGCGGGCCCGCTCCCGGAGGCGCGCTTCGTCCTCGCGACCTCGCACTCCGGCTACACGACGAACCTCCCGCTCGACGACCTCCGCGGCGGCCGCGCCTGGATCGCGTTCGAGGCCGACGGCCAGCCGCTCACGGCCGACCACGGCGGACCCGCGCGCCTCCTCGTGCCGCACCTCTACTTCTGGAAGAGCGCCAAGTGGATCGCGCGCCTCACGCTGCTCGACCGCGACCAGCAGGGCTTCTGGGAGCGCAACGGCTACCACGACCGCGGCGACCCGTGGCGCGAGCAGCGCTACCAGGGCGACCGCTGA
- a CDS encoding FAD-binding oxidoreductase, whose product MARAALPGRPLSAGAGAGASPADRVPAVPASVGGEWRTATITAVEHPTPGTVLLRFDVPDRIPHLPGQHCVVRLRAEDGYVAQRSYSILSAPHEPGVELLMERYEDGEVSGFFAEIARVGDEIEMRLPIGGFFAWDGATPAVALGGGTGAVPIVSMIRHAQRIGAPGLVRVAVSARTAVDVPCRAELEAAGALVATTRERHGVRGFGRLRPEEVADLAAGARVAFVCGSTAFAGGATRLLLDAGVPREAIRVEQFGPSGD is encoded by the coding sequence GTGGCGCGAGCAGCGCTACCAGGGCGACCGCTGAGCGCGGGAGCGGGTGCCGGCGCGTCCCCGGCGGACCGCGTCCCCGCCGTCCCCGCGTCCGTCGGCGGCGAGTGGCGCACGGCGACGATCACGGCGGTCGAGCACCCGACGCCCGGCACCGTGCTGCTGCGCTTCGACGTGCCCGACCGGATCCCGCACCTGCCCGGCCAGCACTGCGTCGTCCGCCTGCGCGCGGAGGACGGCTACGTCGCCCAGCGCTCGTACTCGATCCTCTCGGCGCCGCACGAGCCGGGCGTCGAGCTGCTCATGGAGCGCTACGAGGACGGCGAGGTGAGCGGCTTCTTCGCCGAGATCGCGCGGGTGGGCGACGAGATCGAGATGCGGCTCCCCATCGGCGGCTTCTTCGCGTGGGACGGCGCGACGCCCGCGGTCGCGCTCGGCGGCGGGACGGGCGCGGTGCCGATCGTGTCGATGATCCGCCACGCGCAGCGCATCGGCGCCCCCGGCCTCGTCCGCGTGGCCGTCTCGGCGCGGACGGCCGTCGACGTGCCGTGCCGCGCGGAGCTCGAGGCCGCCGGCGCCCTCGTCGCGACGACGCGCGAGCGGCACGGGGTGCGCGGCTTCGGCCGGCTCCGGCCGGAGGAGGTGGCCGACCTCGCGGCGGGCGCGCGCGTGGCGTTCGTCTGCGGATCCACCGCGTTCGCCGGCGGGGCGACGCGCCTCCTCCTCGACGCCGGCGTCCCGCGCGAGGCGATCCGCGTGGAGCAGTTCGGCCCCTCCGGCGACTGA
- a CDS encoding DUF1697 domain-containing protein, which translates to MERSVVLLRGINVGRAKQVPMPALTEALEGLGYTRVRTHLRSGNAVVDHARPAGQGAAVAIEDAVRLATGVTADVHVVGADDFRAIASAIPFAGVADDPSRLLVSFLDRPLRPAPPPPAAEGIAPDLVHVAERAVYSWHPDGVSRSRVPAAFWRGLGASVTARNARTVAALVALLDG; encoded by the coding sequence ATGGAGCGGTCGGTCGTGCTGCTGCGCGGGATCAACGTCGGGCGGGCGAAGCAGGTGCCGATGCCGGCGCTCACGGAGGCGCTCGAGGGCCTCGGCTACACGCGCGTGCGCACGCACCTGCGGAGCGGGAACGCGGTCGTCGACCACGCGCGGCCGGCGGGGCAGGGCGCCGCGGTCGCCATCGAGGACGCCGTGCGCCTGGCCACCGGCGTGACCGCCGACGTGCACGTGGTCGGCGCGGACGACTTCCGCGCCATCGCCTCGGCCATCCCCTTCGCCGGCGTCGCGGACGACCCCTCCCGCCTCCTCGTCTCGTTCCTCGACCGTCCGCTCCGCCCGGCGCCGCCGCCCCCGGCCGCGGAGGGGATCGCCCCCGACCTCGTGCACGTCGCCGAGCGCGCCGTCTACTCGTGGCACCCGGACGGCGTCTCGCGCTCGCGCGTGCCCGCCGCCTTCTGGCGCGGCCTCGGGGCCTCCGTCACGGCGCGGAACGCCCGCACGGTGGCGGCCCTCGTCGCCCTCCTCGACGGCTGA
- a CDS encoding oxygenase MpaB family protein — protein MSRYADRWKSHILETFSADSEGRPQWIQDLEKGDDAGWFGPGSAVWSVHGGMPSLVAGIRALLMQTLHPGAMAGVHDWSRYREDPLGRLAGTVRWVVTTSFGDRDTAVDVSRRVRGYHRKVQGTFVDGHGVERPYSANDPDLLSWVHIVFTDAFLSTHMQWGPPIPGGPDRYVAEWAKAGELMGVEAPPRSHAELHAQIDAFHDQGLLRADERTRETISFLREPPLRPSMLPAYRVLFAGAVASLEPRYRELLGLDRASFGPFPLPALASTRVMLGVAGRVMGAQSTSHEAALKRIARLAEEGTGREAVDAECDDDAGHRAQPAA, from the coding sequence GTGAGCAGATACGCGGACCGCTGGAAGTCCCACATCCTGGAGACCTTCTCCGCGGACTCCGAGGGGCGACCCCAGTGGATCCAGGACCTGGAGAAGGGCGACGACGCGGGCTGGTTCGGGCCCGGCTCCGCCGTCTGGTCCGTGCACGGCGGAATGCCGTCGCTCGTCGCCGGAATCCGCGCCCTCCTCATGCAGACCCTCCACCCGGGCGCCATGGCCGGCGTGCACGACTGGTCGAGGTACCGCGAGGATCCGCTCGGCCGCCTCGCCGGCACCGTGCGCTGGGTGGTCACCACCTCGTTCGGCGACCGCGACACCGCCGTCGACGTCAGCCGCCGCGTCCGCGGGTACCACCGCAAGGTGCAGGGCACGTTCGTCGACGGCCACGGCGTCGAGCGTCCGTACAGCGCCAACGACCCCGACCTCCTCTCCTGGGTGCACATCGTCTTCACCGACGCGTTCCTCAGCACGCACATGCAGTGGGGCCCGCCGATCCCCGGCGGCCCCGACCGGTACGTGGCCGAGTGGGCCAAGGCGGGCGAGCTGATGGGCGTGGAGGCGCCGCCGCGGTCGCACGCGGAGCTGCACGCGCAGATCGACGCCTTCCACGACCAGGGCCTGCTCCGTGCCGACGAGCGCACGCGCGAGACGATCTCGTTCCTCCGCGAGCCGCCGCTCCGGCCATCCATGCTCCCCGCCTACCGCGTGCTCTTCGCGGGCGCCGTCGCGTCGCTGGAGCCGCGGTACCGCGAGCTGCTCGGTCTCGACCGCGCGTCCTTCGGGCCGTTCCCGCTGCCGGCGCTCGCGTCGACCCGGGTGATGCTCGGGGTCGCCGGCCGCGTCATGGGCGCGCAGTCCACGAGCCACGAGGCGGCGCTCAAGCGCATCGCGCGGCTCGCCGAGGAGGGCACCGGGCGGGAGGCCGTGGACGCGGAGTGCGACGACGACGCCGGGCACCGCGCCCAGCCCGCGGCCTGA
- a CDS encoding DNA polymerase IV codes for MSRQDGSTRRTSDASADDSEATILHVDMDAFFAAVELLERPELRGTPVIVGGSSGRGVVTSATYEARRFGVRSAMPMAQALRLCPQATVIGGHMEKYAHWSKVVMGIFRDVTPLVEPLSIDEAFLDVAGARNLFGSPAEIGAMIRRRVHAETGLTCSVGAASTKFVAKLASTRCKPDGLLVVPAAETLPFLHALPVGALWGVGRTTEEALLRRGLRTVADIADTPLPTLQSMLGESAGARLHDLSWGRDPRRVSTHREEKSMGHENTFHDDVADPAVVRRELLGQATRVAERLRRAGLTARTVSLKLRYSDFRTITRSRTLSEPTDVARRIYDEIREVYEQVARPGDRIRLVGVRAEQLDDADNRAVALWDADEGWREAERTVDQAAARFGRGAIGPASLLRRPGTERAAVSDPRSEASARDTLPGRPPD; via the coding sequence ATGAGCAGGCAGGACGGATCGACCAGGCGCACGTCCGACGCGAGCGCGGACGACTCCGAGGCGACCATCCTCCACGTCGACATGGACGCGTTCTTCGCCGCGGTCGAGCTCCTCGAGCGGCCGGAGCTGCGGGGCACGCCCGTCATCGTCGGCGGATCCTCGGGGCGCGGCGTGGTCACGAGCGCCACGTACGAGGCGCGTCGGTTCGGGGTCCGCTCGGCCATGCCCATGGCGCAGGCGCTCCGGCTCTGCCCGCAGGCCACCGTCATCGGCGGCCACATGGAGAAGTACGCGCACTGGTCGAAGGTCGTCATGGGCATCTTCCGCGACGTCACGCCGCTCGTCGAGCCGCTCTCCATCGACGAGGCGTTCCTCGACGTGGCCGGGGCGCGCAACCTCTTCGGCTCGCCCGCGGAGATCGGCGCCATGATCCGGCGGCGCGTCCACGCCGAGACCGGCCTCACCTGCTCGGTCGGCGCCGCGTCCACGAAGTTCGTCGCCAAGCTCGCCAGCACCCGCTGCAAGCCGGACGGCCTCCTCGTCGTCCCGGCCGCCGAGACTCTCCCGTTCCTCCACGCGCTGCCGGTCGGCGCGCTCTGGGGAGTGGGGAGGACCACCGAGGAGGCCCTCCTCCGCCGCGGCCTTCGCACGGTGGCCGACATCGCCGACACGCCCCTGCCGACACTGCAGTCGATGCTGGGCGAGTCCGCGGGCGCCCGGCTGCACGACCTCTCCTGGGGGCGCGACCCGCGGCGGGTCAGCACCCACCGCGAGGAGAAGAGCATGGGGCACGAGAACACGTTCCACGACGACGTGGCGGATCCGGCCGTCGTGCGCCGGGAGCTCCTCGGCCAGGCCACGCGCGTCGCCGAGCGGCTGCGGCGCGCGGGGCTCACGGCGCGCACCGTGTCGCTCAAGCTCCGCTACTCCGACTTCCGCACCATCACGCGGTCGCGCACGCTCTCCGAGCCCACCGACGTGGCGCGGCGCATCTACGACGAGATCCGCGAGGTCTACGAGCAGGTCGCGCGCCCGGGCGACCGGATCCGGCTCGTCGGCGTGCGGGCGGAGCAGCTCGACGACGCCGACAACCGCGCCGTCGCGCTGTGGGACGCCGACGAGGGCTGGCGCGAGGCCGAGCGCACGGTCGACCAGGCCGCCGCGCGCTTCGGCCGCGGCGCCATCGGGCCCGCGTCGCTCCTGCGTCGGCCCGGCACCGAGCGGGCCGCCGTGTCGGATCCGCGCTCCGAGGCCTCCGCGCGCGATACCCTCCCGGGACGCCCACCCGACTGA
- a CDS encoding DUF4190 domain-containing protein, giving the protein MTDPAAPAPDDHETPAGGEAVPAHDPAAAHDPAPAHDPAPTAPAAPTAPAAHEPIPPAAPQPYASAPDAAPYGLAPAPVPPAPASIAWGHPVYAVAPPKGLSLTSMILGLVSVFFFWTFLCPLIGLVFGIVGIRKEPAGRGFAITGLVLNGLLLLIPVAFVLSIVVAGGTLFGIAATTPR; this is encoded by the coding sequence ATGACCGATCCCGCCGCGCCCGCCCCCGACGACCACGAGACCCCGGCCGGCGGGGAGGCGGTTCCCGCGCACGATCCCGCTGCCGCGCACGATCCCGCTCCGGCCCACGACCCGGCACCGACGGCTCCCGCCGCTCCGACGGCTCCCGCGGCCCACGAGCCGATCCCGCCCGCGGCCCCGCAGCCGTACGCTTCCGCCCCCGACGCGGCCCCCTACGGGCTCGCGCCCGCGCCGGTGCCGCCCGCCCCGGCCTCGATCGCCTGGGGCCACCCGGTCTACGCGGTCGCGCCGCCGAAGGGCCTCAGCCTCACCTCGATGATCCTGGGCCTCGTCTCGGTGTTCTTCTTCTGGACGTTCCTCTGCCCGCTCATCGGGCTCGTCTTCGGCATCGTCGGCATCCGCAAGGAGCCGGCCGGGCGCGGCTTCGCCATCACGGGCCTCGTCCTCAACGGGCTGCTGCTGCTCATCCCGGTCGCGTTCGTGCTCTCGATCGTCGTCGCCGGCGGCACGCTCTTCGGCATCGCGGCCACCACGCCGCGGTGA
- a CDS encoding UDP-glucose dehydrogenase family protein, translating to MRISVIGCGYLGTVHAACMSRLGHDVVAIDVDAAKIASLQQGVAPFFEPGLPELLTEQLATGRLRFSTDAAEAAGARVHFIAVGTPQKRGENAADLTYVDAAVDALIPHLSDGDVVAGKSTVPVGTARRLAERVQARVPGATLMWNPEFLREGFAVDDTLTPDRFVYGLPAGEEGEAARALLDEVYAAAIGAGTARVTTDYETAELVKVSANAFLATKISFINAMAEVCEATGADVTQLADAIGYDDRIGRRFLNAGVGFGGGCLPKDIRAFMARAGELGADQALTFLREVDSINMRRRVRAVDVAREVCGGSLLGRNVAVLGLAFKPESDDVRDSPALSISAQLQLQGARVLATDPYANENSRRRFPELTYVDSWQEAARDADVVMLLTEWKQYRAIDPAELKAIVASPVIVDGRNCLDPVEWRAAGWRYRGMGRP from the coding sequence TTGCGCATCTCAGTGATCGGCTGCGGCTACCTCGGAACCGTGCACGCGGCCTGCATGAGCCGGCTCGGGCACGACGTGGTGGCCATCGACGTGGACGCCGCGAAGATCGCCTCGCTGCAGCAGGGCGTCGCCCCCTTCTTCGAGCCGGGCCTGCCGGAGCTCCTCACCGAGCAGCTCGCCACCGGGCGCCTGCGGTTCAGCACCGACGCGGCCGAGGCCGCCGGGGCCCGCGTGCACTTCATCGCCGTCGGCACGCCCCAGAAGCGCGGCGAGAACGCGGCCGACCTCACGTACGTCGACGCGGCGGTCGACGCGCTGATCCCGCACCTGTCGGACGGCGACGTCGTCGCCGGCAAGTCGACCGTCCCCGTCGGCACGGCACGCCGCCTCGCCGAGCGCGTGCAGGCGCGCGTCCCCGGCGCCACGCTCATGTGGAACCCGGAGTTCCTCCGCGAGGGCTTCGCGGTCGACGACACGCTCACGCCCGACCGCTTCGTCTACGGCCTGCCCGCGGGCGAGGAGGGCGAGGCCGCCCGCGCCCTGCTCGACGAGGTGTACGCCGCCGCGATCGGCGCCGGCACCGCGCGCGTCACCACCGACTACGAGACCGCCGAGCTCGTCAAGGTCTCCGCCAACGCGTTCCTCGCCACGAAGATCTCCTTCATCAACGCCATGGCCGAGGTGTGCGAGGCCACGGGCGCCGACGTCACCCAGCTCGCCGACGCCATCGGCTACGACGACCGCATCGGCCGGCGCTTCCTCAACGCCGGCGTCGGCTTCGGCGGGGGCTGCCTGCCCAAGGACATCCGCGCCTTCATGGCCCGCGCCGGAGAGCTCGGGGCCGACCAGGCGCTCACGTTCCTCCGCGAGGTCGACTCCATCAACATGCGGCGCCGCGTGCGCGCGGTGGACGTCGCCCGCGAGGTGTGCGGCGGATCCCTGCTCGGCCGCAACGTCGCCGTCCTCGGCCTGGCCTTCAAGCCCGAGTCCGACGACGTGCGCGACTCCCCCGCGCTCAGCATCTCCGCCCAGCTGCAGCTCCAGGGGGCGCGCGTGCTGGCGACGGATCCGTACGCGAACGAGAACTCGCGCCGCCGCTTCCCCGAGCTCACCTACGTGGACAGCTGGCAGGAGGCGGCCCGCGACGCCGACGTGGTCATGCTGCTCACCGAGTGGAAGCAGTACCGCGCCATCGACCCCGCGGAGCTCAAGGCCATCGTCGCCTCGCCCGTGATCGTGGACGGCCGCAACTGCCTCGACCCCGTGGAGTGGCGCGCGGCCGGCTGGCGCTACCGGGGCATGGGCCGGCCGTAG
- the treZ gene encoding malto-oligosyltrehalose trehalohydrolase, whose product MTDDRFDIWAPKARTLALSVGDERLPLSPTGDGWWTLDADRAEALPSGDLDYGYLVDDGDTPLPDPRSRRQPEGVHGRSRTYDPSSFAWTDQAWTGRQLAGAVIYEMHIGTFTPEGTLDSAIDRLDHLVALGVDLVEVLPVNGFNGTHNWGYDGVLWYTVQETYGGPEAYQRFVDACHARGLGVVQDVVYNHLGPSGNYLPVYGPYLHEASANTWGSSLNLDGEDSGPVREYVIDNALMWLGDYHVDALRLDAVHALVDHTATHLLEELAVQVDVLSAHVGRPLTLIAESDLNDPKLITSREAHGYGLDAQWSDDFHHAVHVALTGETTGYYEDFASLGALAKVITRGFFHDGTWSSFRGRVHGRPLDLERIPAHRLVVANQNHDQIGNRATGDRLTATLDEGGLALAAVLTLTSPFTPMLFMGEEWGATTPWQFFTSHPEHDLGEATAKGRIEEFAKMGWDESVVPNPQDLSTFQDSKLDWSELYGAEAAASQHARLFALYSELIRLRRAHPDLTDPRFAEVEVEVHEEARLLVMDRGELSIVVNLSDEERRVPVVGERPALLLATADGVELAADEVVLPARTAAILGPVADAAEALLA is encoded by the coding sequence ATGACCGACGACCGCTTCGACATCTGGGCCCCGAAGGCCCGCACCCTCGCCCTGTCCGTCGGGGACGAGCGCCTGCCGCTCTCCCCCACGGGCGACGGCTGGTGGACCCTCGACGCCGACCGCGCCGAGGCCCTGCCGTCCGGCGACCTCGACTACGGCTACCTCGTGGACGACGGCGACACCCCGCTGCCCGACCCGCGCTCGCGCCGCCAGCCGGAGGGAGTCCACGGCCGCTCGCGCACGTACGACCCGTCCTCGTTCGCGTGGACCGACCAGGCGTGGACGGGCCGTCAGCTCGCCGGCGCCGTCATCTACGAGATGCACATCGGCACCTTCACGCCCGAGGGCACGCTGGACTCCGCGATCGACCGGCTCGACCACCTCGTCGCGCTCGGCGTCGACCTGGTGGAGGTGCTCCCGGTCAACGGCTTCAACGGCACGCACAACTGGGGCTACGACGGGGTCCTCTGGTACACGGTCCAGGAGACCTACGGCGGCCCCGAGGCGTACCAGCGCTTCGTCGACGCCTGCCACGCGCGCGGCCTCGGCGTCGTGCAGGACGTCGTCTACAACCACCTCGGCCCGTCGGGCAACTACCTGCCCGTCTACGGCCCGTACCTGCACGAGGCGTCGGCCAACACGTGGGGGTCCAGCCTCAACCTCGACGGGGAGGACTCCGGTCCCGTCCGCGAGTACGTCATCGACAACGCGCTCATGTGGCTCGGCGACTACCACGTCGACGCGCTGCGCCTGGACGCGGTGCACGCGCTCGTCGACCACACCGCCACGCACCTCCTCGAGGAGCTCGCGGTGCAGGTGGACGTCCTCTCGGCGCACGTCGGCCGCCCGCTCACGCTCATCGCGGAGTCCGACCTCAACGACCCGAAGCTGATCACGTCGCGCGAGGCGCACGGCTACGGGCTCGACGCGCAGTGGAGCGACGACTTCCACCACGCGGTCCACGTCGCGCTCACGGGCGAGACCACGGGCTACTACGAGGACTTCGCGTCGCTCGGGGCGCTCGCCAAGGTCATCACGCGCGGCTTCTTCCACGACGGCACGTGGTCGTCGTTCCGGGGCCGCGTGCACGGGCGGCCGCTCGACCTCGAGCGGATCCCGGCGCACCGCCTGGTGGTCGCGAACCAGAACCACGACCAGATCGGCAACCGCGCGACGGGCGACCGCCTCACCGCGACGCTCGACGAGGGCGGCCTCGCGCTGGCCGCGGTGCTCACGCTCACGTCGCCCTTCACGCCCATGCTCTTCATGGGCGAGGAGTGGGGCGCGACCACGCCGTGGCAGTTCTTCACGTCGCACCCCGAGCACGACCTGGGCGAGGCGACCGCGAAGGGCCGCATCGAGGAGTTCGCGAAGATGGGCTGGGACGAGTCCGTCGTGCCCAACCCGCAGGACCTGTCGACGTTCCAGGACTCGAAGCTCGACTGGTCGGAGCTCTACGGCGCCGAGGCGGCCGCCTCGCAGCACGCCCGCCTGTTCGCGCTCTACAGCGAGCTGATCCGCCTCCGCCGCGCCCACCCCGACCTCACCGACCCCCGGTTCGCCGAGGTCGAGGTCGAGGTGCACGAGGAGGCGCGCCTGCTCGTCATGGACCGCGGCGAGCTGTCGATCGTGGTGAACCTCTCCGACGAGGAGCGCCGCGTGCCCGTCGTCGGCGAGCGTCCCGCGCTGCTGCTCGCGACCGCGGACGGCGTGGAGCTGGCCGCGGACGAGGTCGTGCTCCCCGCGCGCACCGCGGCGATCCTCGGCCCGGTGGCGGACGCCGCGGAGGCCCTGCTCGCCTGA